The region CGATCGCGCGGATTTCACCCGATCCAGCTTTGATTTCGCCCACTGCCTGCGAAACTGCCAGTTTCACAATTTCTCGAATTCGCTCTGTCCTTAAACTGCCTTCTGCTTTCGCTTTTTGCAAATCTTCTGCAATCCGTTCTTTCACAACCGTAGCCATTGCTTTTTCCTCCTTTCGACAACTAGAAAACACACGACCTACCGACGCACTCATAGGAGACTCAACAAGATTTGCCTAACTTATGGATACCGCCTTAACATCCACCGCCTGATTGCTGGCATCTGGTGTGGCTTTATTTTTCTGCACCTTGAGGCGATCGCTCATCAATTGGGAAACCTCAGTCACCACAATGGTGGCAAGCAAGCCATCATCAATCCATCCCACGATAGGTAGAGCATCAGGAGCAAAATCGAAGGGGTTGAGCAAGTACACCAACGAGCCACCAATTACCCACCAGCGGTATTTGGGATGACGAATCGTATTACGAAGCCAGGTATAAATCCAACTTGAAAACGCTTTCACTGCAAAGTTCCGTTTCATTGAGTAACTCCTCCGTTGTCATTCATGATCGTCACTGATTCCTCACAAGAAATCTGGTGTGGAAAACCCACTGTTTTGTCGTAGCAAGCCCACTATTTGTGGGGAACCGATCTGAAATGGCGGTTATCCGACAAGAGACTCCAGAGGAACTATTGCATTAGTCAACAGCTATAATCCAGGACTCAGAAGCGAAGAAGAGTGGGATAATTTTGGTATTCAATACTATTCGCGATCGTGCCTACCTGTTTTTATGAGAAGCCTCTATCCGCCCATTGAGCCTTACCACACTGGAATGTTGCAAGTTTCAGATTTGCACCAGATTTATTATGAGCAATCTGGCAATCCTGATGGTAAGCCCGTGATTTTTCTGCATGGTGGTCCCGGAGGTGGTAGCACGCCACTTTATCGCCAGTTTTTTGATCCGAAGAAGTGGCGCATCGTGATATTTGATCAACGCGGCTGTGGTAAAAGTACACCTCATGCCGAACTTCAAGAAAATACAACCTGGCACTTAGTTGAAGATATTGAAAAAATCCGTAATCATCTCAATATTCATCAATGGGTTATATTCGGTGGAAGTTGGGGAAGCACGCTTTCCTTAGCTTATAGTCAAACCTATCCTGAATCTTGTTTAGGACTGATTTTAAGAGGAATCTTCTTACTACGAAAGAAAGAGATTGATTGGTTTTATCAATCGGGTGCTAGTAATATCTTCCCTGACGCCTGGGAACATTATTTGCAGCCAATTCCACTTTCAGAAAGAGGAAATTTGCTCACAGCGTATTACCGACGATTGACAAGTGCAGACGAACATGTGCAACTAGAAGCTGCACGTGCCTGGTCTGTATGGGAAGGGAGCACCAGCAAGCTTTTGCAAGATCCTGACTTAATAAATAAGTTTGGCGAAGCTAAATTTGCAACTGCATTTGCGCGAATTGAGTGTCACTATTTTGTAAACGGTGGCTTTTTTGAGGTAGAAGATCAACTGCTTAAAGGAGTTGATCGCATTCGACATTTACCAGCAGTCATTGTGCAGGGAAGATATGATGTAGTTTGTCCGATGATCTCTGCCTGGGAATTGCATCAGGCGTGGCAAGAAGCCGAATTTATCATTGTTCCAGATGCAGGACATGCTATGACAGAACCAGGTATTCAAGCAGCACTTCTAGAAGCAAGTGATCGCTTTGCTGATTGATTGATCTAATTCAGGGTTATCTCCAAGCAGAAGCGGTTGGCTAAACAATATCCAAAACGTTCAGAAGCCGTTGTTAACAGGCTGGTTAGGCTTGGGAAGCGATCGCGTTGATCATGACCAGCCAATGTGATTGCAGGACTGTTGCCGCGATCGCCTGCCAATCGGCTGCTTCACCAATAAATTTAATGGTTGTGCAAGTAAACGCAGACGTAATGCTTCAGCCAATCCAGGAGATGATGGTGGTCGCTAGCATCAACAGCCCAAATCCTTAACCATCAGTTCACGCTACCGTTGCCAGTTCGGGTAAGGCACCTTGCATCTTGCCCAGCCAGTTAATCAGATTATCTAGCTGCTGATCGGCACTGAGCACACCCAAGCCCCGCACTGTGACTTTGCCAGGAGTGAACACAAAACGGGAGTGGAGATGTTCTGGCAGATTGGCTTTGAGCAGGTTCCAGGCGGGTTCTTCCATCGGTGTTTCCAACGCAACGTGTTGAGTACCATCGGGTTTGATGCGGGAGAAGCCCAATTTTTTACCAATTTGTTTGAGTTCCACGATTCGCAGGAGTTGCTGAGTCGCGGCGGGAATGGGGCCGTAGCGATCGCTGAGGTCGGCGGCAATCTGGGTAAGTTCGGCTTTGGAATTGGCAGTGGCGATCGCGCGGTAAGCACTCATTTTCTGATCCAGGTCTGGAATGTAATCAGCAGGAATGAACGCTGTGAGGTTGAGATCGATCTGAGTATCATCCACTTTGGGAATTTCTTGACCACGAATTTCACTGATTGCTTCTTCTAGCATTTCTACATACAGGTCAAACCCGACTGCTTCCATCTGCCCCGATTGTTCTGCCCCCAGCAAATTGCCCACACCGCGAATCTCCATATCGCGCATGGCCAATTGGTAACCAGAACCCAGTTGGGCAAATTCCTGAATTGCTCGCAGTCGTTGACGGGCAGTGTCTGTTAACTGGGCATCCTTGGGATAAAACAACCAGGCATGAGCTTGAATGCCAGAGCGTCCGACTCGTCCCCGGAGTTGATAAAGTTGGGATAATCCAAATCGATTAGCATCTTCAATCAAGATAGTATTAACTCTGGGAATATCTAAACCAGACTCGATAATGGTAGTACAGACGAGAATTTCGGCTTCACCTTCGCTGAAGGTAAGCATGGTAGATTCTAGTTCGCCTTCGGGCATTTGTCCGTGGGCGATCGCAATTCGCACACCAGGCACCATTTCTCGCAATCGTGCCGAAACTTCTTCAATCCCTTCCACACGCGGTACCACGTAAAACACCTGCCCGCCGCGATCAAGTTCTTGCCGAATTGCTGATCGCACTACTTCTGGATCGTAAGGTGCAAGATGGGTTTTGATTGGGCGACGAGATGGCGGCGGTGTTGTAATCAGGCTCATTTCTCGTACACCGGATAGCGCCATATAGAGAGTTCGTGGAATTGGTGTGGCACTCAACGTCAAGACATCCACTTGCGTTCTCAGAGATTTGATCTTCTCTTTCTGGTTCACACCAAACCGTTGTTCTTCATCTACGACCAACAATCCTAAATCCCGAAACTCCACGCCCTTGCCTAAAAGTTGGTGGGTGCCAACGACCACATCCAGTTCACCTGTTTTCATCCGCTGCAAAATCTCTTTGCGTTCTGGTGCCGTACGGAAGCGGTTTAGTAATCCCACTTGAATAGGGTAGGGAGCAAAGCGCTCTTTCAAGGTGTGATAGTGCTGCTGCGTCAGAATGGTGGTGGGAGCTAGCAGAGCCACCTGTTTACCGGCCGTTACAGCTTTGAAGATGGCGCGGATAGCAACTTCTGTTTTGCCAAAACCCACATCTCCACAAATAAGGCGATCCATCGGGCGATCGCTCTGCATATCCAGCTTCACATCTTGAGTTGCCTTCAACTGGTCTGGCGTAGGCTGGTAAGGGAAAGAATCTTCCATTTCTTGCTGCCAGGGAGCATCTTCCGGGAACGAAAAGCCAATTTGCTGGGCACGCTGAGCATAAAGTTGCAACAGGTCCACTGCCACTTTTTTAATCGCTTTGCGAACTTTGCTCTTCGTCTTCTCCCAGGCCTTGCCCGACATTTTGTTGAGTTCCGGCGGCGCTTCTCCCACCCCCCGAAACCGCGACAGGGCATTGAGCTGATCCGCTGCCACCCGCAACAACCCATCCGCGTACTGAATCACCAGATACTCACGAGTTTCCCGATTAATGGTCAAACTTTCCAGCTTGATGAATTTGCCAATGCCGTGATTGCGATGCACCACGTAATCGCCTGGTTCCAGTTTGTTGGGGTCAATTTGTTTAGAGGCAGCGCGGCGACGTTTACGAATATAGCTAGGGGTTGCCAGAGTATGCTGTCCGAAAAACTCCCGATCTGTTACGACTACGAGCCGAAAAGTGGGCAGAATGAAACCCTCCAGTTCTGCCAAACCGGAATATTTCACTGCTACAGGCACATGCTGAGTCTGCAACTTGTCGATCGCGAGAAAGTCTTTGGGATTGGGAACAAATTGCGCTGGACAATCATGCTCTTGCAACAATGCCACTGAGCGGGATGGTTGAGCCGACACTAGCCAGATAGAAAAACCGCGATCGCGCTCTTCTCGCAGAGTTTCTGCCAGGCGGGCAAACTGGTGTGGAATCGCAGGCACTGGACGGCTGGCAAGATTTATGGAGCCAGAGTTTGAAGTCGTTGCTTCTGCCAGTTCTCTGAGATGCAAACACTCAAATGTCTGAACTTGCGTCAGCGAATCTTCAAATGACCGATGCACTTTTGGTAGCGGCAACTTTTCCGATTCCCCACGTCCCACGTCCCGCCAATGTTCTTCCACATGGTCAAACCAGCGATCGCTGTGCGCCTGGCATTGCTCCGGCTCATCAATAGCAATTAGAGTATTAGCAGGTAAATAATCCAGTAGCGAAGCAGGTTGCTCAAACACAAAGCCGAGAAAACGCCGCGTTCCCTCTAGCGATTGTCCTGCTTCAACCAGTTCTTGCGCGTCGGGACTGAGATAAGCATTAACCTGCTCCATCGCCTGTGGAGAGAGCGCAGATTGGATGATCGGCGCGTAGCTAGTAGGTGTGATGACCAGTTGCTCAATTCGATCTAGCGATCGCTGCGTTGCCGAATCAAACTCCCGAATCTGGTCTAGCTCATCGCCAAACAACTCCAACCGCACCGGCAACTCCGACGCAACCGGAAACACATCCACAATGTCTCCGCGGCGGCTCCACTGCCCCTCCATCTCCACCAATGGCACTCGCTCATAGCCCAGTCGCACCAATTCTTCACCCAGCTTGCCCAGGTTCAACTCCATTCCCTTTTTCAGGGTCAGGCAGTAAGCTTGCAGCACATCCACAGGCGGCAGATGGGGTTGCAGCGATCGCTCCGTTGCCACAATCGCAAATGACGCATGATTCTCTTGAATCGTGTCAGCCGATTCTTCCCCCCTGACCTCAATCAAATCTGCCAATACCTGCAACTGCCCCCAGGTAATTTCTGCCTCTGGGTCAAATGGCTCGTAGGGCGACGATTCAGATGTGGGATAAAAACTGACAGTTTGCCAGCCCATTGCTTCCAGTTGTGCACTCCAACGTCCTGCCTCTTCCAGGGTGGCAGTCACAACCAGGAGGGGACGGGACTGTATTTGAGCCAGGGCAGAACTCACCAACCCTTTTGGCAAACGCGCCACCCCTGTTAGCTTCAAGCATTTCTGTTGCTGAAGTTTATTCAACAGTTCAATAGTGAGGGGCGATCGCCCCAGTGCCCGTGTGATCGAGGAAAACGCCATAAACCCTGTGTCTAAACCAGACGAAAAGTTTAGTATATCTTCACATTGTAGAAGTCTGCCGATGGAGCCGTTAATAAGTAAAAATCATGCCAGCCCCGACTCTAAACTCTCACACAGCATTGTCACAACCCTTTACAATTAGAAATGATGTGCAGGCATTGCAACGGTTCCCTTGACCCGTTCCTTCATCTGCCTGTCCTGGCGACGAAGGTTCACTTAACCCCCTCTGAGCCAACTTAGAGGTAAACTCCAACTGTTTGTCGCATTCAACCTTAGAGAGCAACTATGAAAGACCTCACTCGATATCGCAACATCGGCATCTTCGCTCACGTAGACGCAGGTAAAACCACCACCACTGAACGAATCCTAAAATTGACTGGCAAGATCCACAAGATCGGTGAGGTGCACGAAGGCGCAGCGACAACAGACTTCATGGAGCAAGAGCAGGAACGCGGGATCACGATTCAATCCGCTGCGACTACCTGTTACTGGAATGACCACCAGCTAAACATCATCGACACCCCCGGACACGTTGATTTCACCATTGAGGTGTATCGCTCACTCAAGGTGTTAGATGGCGGGATTGGCGTATTCTGTGGTTCAGGCGGGGTAGAACCACAGTCTGAAACCAACTGGCGCTATGCCAACGACTCCAAAGTCGCCCGGATTATCTACATTAATAAGCTTGATCGCACTGGCGCGGACTTCTACCGTGTGGTGAAGCAAATCGAAACGGTGCTAGCAGCAAAGCCCTTGGTCATGGTGCTGCCAATTGGCATTGAAGATCAGTTTGTGGGTGTCGTTGATCTACTCACTCGCAAAGCTTGGGTGTGGGATAACTCTGGCGACCCAATGAACTATCAGGTCAAAGACGTGCCTGCCGACATGAAAGATGATGTCGAGACTTACCGCGAAAAACTCATCGAAACGGCGGTAGAACAGGATGATGAGTTAATGGAAAAGTATCTGGAGGGCGAAGAACTGACCATCGACGAGATCAAACGCTGCATCCGCAAGGGCACTCGTGATATGTCGTTCTTCCCTACCTATTGCGGCTCGTCCTTCAAAAATAAGGGGGTGCAGTTAGTATTGGATGCTGTAGTAGACTACCTGCCTGATCCAACCGAAGTGAAGCCCCAACCAGAAATGGATCTAGAAGGAAATGAAACAGGCAATTTCGCCTACGTTGATCCGGAGAAACCGCTACGGGCACTGGCGTTCAAGATTATGGACGATCGCTTTGGTGCATTGACCTTTACCCGCATTTACTCCGGTAAGTTGACAAAAGGCGATACGGTGCTTAACACGGCTACAGGCAAAACTGAGCGCATCAGCCGTCTGGTTGAAATGCATGCGAACTCTCGTGAAGAGATTGAGTCGGCGCAAGCAGGAGACATTGTGGCGATCGTTGGGATGAAGAACGTCCAGACTGGACACACTCTCTGCGATCCCAAAAATCCCGCCACCCTGGAACCGATGGTATTCCCCGAACCTGTGATTTCCATTGCTGTTAAACCCAAGACCAAGGGCGGCGACGAGAAGATGGCATTGGCGCTGACCAAGATGGTGCAAGAAGATCCGTCTTTCCACATGATGACAGATGAGGAAAGCGGCGAAACCATCCTGAAGGGCATGGGAGAACTGCACCTTGATATTAAGATTGACATCCTCAAACGCACCTACGGCGTGGAAGTGGAAGTTGGTAAACCTCAGGTTGCTTACCGTGAATCCATTACCCGTATGGTTGAAGATAGCTACACCCACAAGAAACAGTCAGGTGGATCAGGGCAATATGGCAAGATCGATTACATCATCGAGCCAAACGAACCCGGTACTGGCTTCCAGTTCGAGTCAAAAGTGGTAGGGGGTGCTGTTCCTAGAGAATTCTGGCCCGCTGTGGAAAAAGGCTTTGAAAGTAGCCTGTCTCGTGGGGTGCTGGCCGGTTTCCCCTGTGTAGATCTGAAGTTCACACTGATGGGCGGAGCCTTTCACCCGGTAGACTCATCTGCGATCGCGTTTGAAATCGCGGCCAAAGCTGCCTATCGCCAATCCATTCCCAAAGCGGCTCCTCAGTTACTAGAACCCATCATGAATGTGGACGTGTTTACCCCCGATGACTACA is a window of Leptolyngbyaceae cyanobacterium JSC-12 DNA encoding:
- a CDS encoding transcription-repair coupling factor Mfd (IMG reference gene:2510094565~PFAM: Helicase conserved C-terminal domain; TRCF domain; CarD-like/TRCF domain; DEAD/DEAH box helicase~TIGRFAM: transcription-repair coupling factor (mfd)) — protein: MAFSSITRALGRSPLTIELLNKLQQQKCLKLTGVARLPKGLVSSALAQIQSRPLLVVTATLEEAGRWSAQLEAMGWQTVSFYPTSESSPYEPFDPEAEITWGQLQVLADLIEVRGEESADTIQENHASFAIVATERSLQPHLPPVDVLQAYCLTLKKGMELNLGKLGEELVRLGYERVPLVEMEGQWSRRGDIVDVFPVASELPVRLELFGDELDQIREFDSATQRSLDRIEQLVITPTSYAPIIQSALSPQAMEQVNAYLSPDAQELVEAGQSLEGTRRFLGFVFEQPASLLDYLPANTLIAIDEPEQCQAHSDRWFDHVEEHWRDVGRGESEKLPLPKVHRSFEDSLTQVQTFECLHLRELAEATTSNSGSINLASRPVPAIPHQFARLAETLREERDRGFSIWLVSAQPSRSVALLQEHDCPAQFVPNPKDFLAIDKLQTQHVPVAVKYSGLAELEGFILPTFRLVVVTDREFFGQHTLATPSYIRKRRRAASKQIDPNKLEPGDYVVHRNHGIGKFIKLESLTINRETREYLVIQYADGLLRVAADQLNALSRFRGVGEAPPELNKMSGKAWEKTKSKVRKAIKKVAVDLLQLYAQRAQQIGFSFPEDAPWQQEMEDSFPYQPTPDQLKATQDVKLDMQSDRPMDRLICGDVGFGKTEVAIRAIFKAVTAGKQVALLAPTTILTQQHYHTLKERFAPYPIQVGLLNRFRTAPERKEILQRMKTGELDVVVGTHQLLGKGVEFRDLGLLVVDEEQRFGVNQKEKIKSLRTQVDVLTLSATPIPRTLYMALSGVREMSLITTPPPSRRPIKTHLAPYDPEVVRSAIRQELDRGGQVFYVVPRVEGIEEVSARLREMVPGVRIAIAHGQMPEGELESTMLTFSEGEAEILVCTTIIESGLDIPRVNTILIEDANRFGLSQLYQLRGRVGRSGIQAHAWLFYPKDAQLTDTARQRLRAIQEFAQLGSGYQLAMRDMEIRGVGNLLGAEQSGQMEAVGFDLYVEMLEEAISEIRGQEIPKVDDTQIDLNLTAFIPADYIPDLDQKMSAYRAIATANSKAELTQIAADLSDRYGPIPAATQQLLRIVELKQIGKKLGFSRIKPDGTQHVALETPMEEPAWNLLKANLPEHLHSRFVFTPGKVTVRGLGVLSADQQLDNLINWLGKMQGALPELATVA
- a CDS encoding hypothetical protein (IMG reference gene:2510094563~PFAM: Protein of unknown function (DUF1232)), translated to MKRNFAVKAFSSWIYTWLRNTIRHPKYRWWVIGGSLVYLLNPFDFAPDALPIVGWIDDGLLATIVVTEVSQLMSDRLKVQKNKATPDASNQAVDVKAVSIS
- a CDS encoding proline iminopeptidase (IMG reference gene:2510094564~PFAM: alpha/beta hydrolase fold~TIGRFAM: proline iminopeptidase, Neisseria-type subfamily); this encodes MRSLYPPIEPYHTGMLQVSDLHQIYYEQSGNPDGKPVIFLHGGPGGGSTPLYRQFFDPKKWRIVIFDQRGCGKSTPHAELQENTTWHLVEDIEKIRNHLNIHQWVIFGGSWGSTLSLAYSQTYPESCLGLILRGIFLLRKKEIDWFYQSGASNIFPDAWEHYLQPIPLSERGNLLTAYYRRLTSADEHVQLEAARAWSVWEGSTSKLLQDPDLINKFGEAKFATAFARIECHYFVNGGFFEVEDQLLKGVDRIRHLPAVIVQGRYDVVCPMISAWELHQAWQEAEFIIVPDAGHAMTEPGIQAALLEASDRFAD
- a CDS encoding translation elongation factor EF-G (IMG reference gene:2510094566~PFAM: Elongation factor Tu domain 2; Elongation factor G C-terminus; Elongation factor Tu GTP binding domain; Elongation factor G, domain IV~TIGRFAM: translation elongation factor EF-G; small GTP-binding protein domain); translation: MKDLTRYRNIGIFAHVDAGKTTTTERILKLTGKIHKIGEVHEGAATTDFMEQEQERGITIQSAATTCYWNDHQLNIIDTPGHVDFTIEVYRSLKVLDGGIGVFCGSGGVEPQSETNWRYANDSKVARIIYINKLDRTGADFYRVVKQIETVLAAKPLVMVLPIGIEDQFVGVVDLLTRKAWVWDNSGDPMNYQVKDVPADMKDDVETYREKLIETAVEQDDELMEKYLEGEELTIDEIKRCIRKGTRDMSFFPTYCGSSFKNKGVQLVLDAVVDYLPDPTEVKPQPEMDLEGNETGNFAYVDPEKPLRALAFKIMDDRFGALTFTRIYSGKLTKGDTVLNTATGKTERISRLVEMHANSREEIESAQAGDIVAIVGMKNVQTGHTLCDPKNPATLEPMVFPEPVISIAVKPKTKGGDEKMALALTKMVQEDPSFHMMTDEESGETILKGMGELHLDIKIDILKRTYGVEVEVGKPQVAYRESITRMVEDSYTHKKQSGGSGQYGKIDYIIEPNEPGTGFQFESKVVGGAVPREFWPAVEKGFESSLSRGVLAGFPCVDLKFTLMGGAFHPVDSSAIAFEIAAKAAYRQSIPKAAPQLLEPIMNVDVFTPDDYMGDVIGDLNRRRGMMKSQETGPTGARIKADVPLSEMFGYIGDLRTMTSGRGQFSMSFSHYAPCPANVAEEVIKEAKERQAAAS